A single Drosophila miranda strain MSH22 chromosome XR, D.miranda_PacBio2.1, whole genome shotgun sequence DNA region contains:
- the LOC108152473 gene encoding lysozyme D-like, translating into MKAFIVLVALALAAPAFGRTMDRCSLAREMSDLGVPRDQLARWTCIAEHESSYRTGVVGPENYNGSNDYGIFQINDYYWCAPPSGRFSYNECGLSCNSLLTDNIEHSVRCAQKVLSQQGWSAWSTWKYCDGSLPSINDCF; encoded by the coding sequence atgaagGCTTTCATCGTTCTGGTTGCCCTGGCTCTGGCCGCTCCCGCTTTCGGTCGCACCATGGATCGTTGCTCCCTGGCCCGCGAGATGTCCGACCTGGGCGTCCCCCGCGATCAGCTGGCCCGCTGGACCTGCATTGCCGAGCACGAGAGCTCCTACCGCACCGGAGTGGTCGGACCCGAGAACTACAACGGCTCCAACGACTACGGCATCTTCCAGATCAACGACTACTACTGGTGCGCTCCCCCCAGCGGTCGCTTCTCCTACAACGAGTGCGGCCTGAGCTGCAACTCCCTGTTGACCGACAACATCGAGCACTCCGTGCGTTGCGCCCAGAAGGTCCTCTCCCAGCAGGGATGGTCCGCTTGGTCCACCTGGAAGTACTGCGACGGCTCCCTGCCCTCCATCAACGACTGCTTCTAA